CGCATTTTTTTAGGTGCGGAATGGCGTCCAGAGTGTCGCCCTCCTCGTAGAGTGCTTGCCCCAAGCTGAAGCGGAAGAGCATGTTTTCGGGCTTGGCCAGAACTTTTGGTAGGAAAATTTCTGATTTTTTCATCAATCTAAGTTTATGAAATGTGGACAACAATGACAGTAATGTTGTCGGGGCCTTCATTGTCATTGGCCATTTGGGCGAGTTGTTGACAGGCTTGCTTGGGGCTTTGTTTGCGGGCGAGCTCTTCTTTGATCGCTTCAGCGGAGAGTACTTTATTCAGCCCGTCGGTGCAGAGTAGCAGTCGGTCGCCGGGTTCGACGGTGATTCGTCTTTGATCGACTTTCAAGGCTTCGCCTTGTCCCACGCAGCGGGTGAGAGTGTGGCAATATTCGGGCGGCATGATGGCGCGAGCGGATTCGCCCTGGCGGTCGATCAATTCCTGCTCCATGGTGTGGTCGGTGGTGAGTTTTTCCAGATCTTCGCCACGGAGTAGATACGCGGCCGAGTCGCCTACATGCCCGATGAGTAGTTGATCTCCAACGATTTGGCCGATTGTCAAGGTGCTGCCGCTGCCTGTAAATGGGTGTGCCTCGAAGCCTTCTTGGGCTACGATTTGATTGATGCCTATAATCAGATCCGTCAGATCGACGCGCTCCTCTTCGGAGTCGACTCGTTTCATTGTTTGTGCGAGTAGCTGAACTATGCGCTGGCTAGTTTCAGCACCTCCTGGCAGGCCGCCCAAGCCATCGGCGACCGCATAAAACTGATGTGCGTCGTCAAGGAAGAGAGAATCTTCGTTTGCGTGGCGGACTTTGCCTTGGTCGGATATACCGTGGGAGATTACTTGCATTGAAGGTGATATGGCGAATTGAAGAATATTATGCGAATACAGAATCTCGATTTTCGCGATTGAAGCGTTGGTAGTTCTGCACGGGCAGTGCTTCTAAGAAACGCGCTCCGTATGGTTTTGTCAAAATTCGTGAGTCGAGAATCACAATATTACCTCGATCCTCGCGCCGTCGAATGAGTCGGCCGATACCTTGGCGGAATTTAACCAATGCATCGGGCACAGTCATTTCGGCGAATGGATTGCCCCCGCGCTCGCGGATGTATTCGCTGCGGGCTTCACTGACAGGGTGGCTGGGGTTTTCGAAGGGGAGTCGGGCAATGATGACTTGAGAGAGCGCGGGGCCTGGGATGTCGACCCCAGTCCAGAAGCTGTCGGTGCCAAAGAGCACGCCATTACCCACTGTTGCGAATTTCTTGGTGATCTCTGAGCGTGCCATTTGATGGCCCTGGGTGAATAGGGGGCGTTGAATTTTCTTAAAAAAGGCTTCCGTGCGCTCCCG
The nucleotide sequence above comes from Coraliomargarita algicola. Encoded proteins:
- a CDS encoding PP2C family protein-serine/threonine phosphatase translates to MQVISHGISDQGKVRHANEDSLFLDDAHQFYAVADGLGGLPGGAETSQRIVQLLAQTMKRVDSEEERVDLTDLIIGINQIVAQEGFEAHPFTGSGSTLTIGQIVGDQLLIGHVGDSAAYLLRGEDLEKLTTDHTMEQELIDRQGESARAIMPPEYCHTLTRCVGQGEALKVDQRRITVEPGDRLLLCTDGLNKVLSAEAIKEELARKQSPKQACQQLAQMANDNEGPDNITVIVVHIS
- a CDS encoding ATP-dependent DNA helicase, with protein sequence MHFKKLSADKSPKPKSCIPHSIILDNCHIYIANDAPQPEPGQGRLDLDYLANMICWCARRVEGGTLVLFTSHFDLRQVRERTEAFFKKIQRPLFTQGHQMARSEITKKFATVGNGVLFGTDSFWTGVDIPGPALSQVIIARLPFENPSHPVSEARSEYIRERGGNPFAEMTVPDALVKFRQGIGRLIRRREDRGNIVILDSRILTKPYGARFLEALPVQNYQRFNRENRDSVFA